One bacterium genomic region harbors:
- a CDS encoding Neelaredoxin — MSIGAYYKSADWKTEKHVPVIDCPDAFAPDAFIDITVTIGKEIPHPNTVEHHIRWVNLFFISDKGVATDLARVEFNAHGEGPGFTASKATVAVKLTGPGTLIATSYCNIHGLWESSKTIS; from the coding sequence ATGAGCATAGGCGCGTATTACAAATCGGCTGACTGGAAGACCGAAAAGCACGTCCCCGTAATCGACTGCCCCGACGCTTTCGCGCCGGACGCCTTCATCGACATAACCGTCACCATCGGCAAGGAGATACCCCACCCCAACACCGTCGAGCACCACATCAGGTGGGTCAACCTGTTCTTCATCTCCGACAAGGGGGTCGCCACCGACCTCGCCCGCGTCGAATTCAACGCCCACGGCGAAGGCCCCGGCTTCACCGCCTCCAAAGCCACCGTAGCGGTAAAGCTCACCGGCCCCGGCACCCTGATCGCCACCTCCTACTGCAACATCCACGGCCTCTGGGAGAGCTCGAAGACAATCTCCTAG
- a CDS encoding GIY-YIG nuclease family protein gives MEWQVYIILCSDGSLYTGITTDLQRRFSEHAGGTGAKYFRGRKPVEIAFSEGGHTRSTASRREYFLKSLSREEKLELAKTPA, from the coding sequence ATGGAGTGGCAGGTCTACATCATCCTTTGCTCCGACGGCTCGCTTTACACCGGCATAACCACCGACCTGCAAAGGCGCTTTTCGGAGCATGCCGGGGGAACCGGGGCGAAGTACTTCAGGGGGCGAAAACCCGTCGAAATCGCCTTCTCCGAGGGCGGTCACACCAGAAGCACCGCCTCCCGGCGCGAATACTTCCTGAAATCCCTCTCCAGGGAAGAGAAACTGGAACTCGCAAAAACTCCCGCCTGA